The genomic DNA TGACGACGCCACCGGTTGCGCAATGCGACGGCCACGGCTTTCTTCGCGCGGCCTTGGCCGATGATGTGTTTGTCGAGTTCGGAGACGATCTCGGCGGGGGTCATGGTGCTCATCGATGGGTCCTTACTCGATCGTCTCAATGACGCGGTTGTGGTTCGTGTAGATGCACATGTCGCCGGCGATTTCCAGCGACTTCTCCACGATGTCGCGCGGCGACAGCTCGGTGTTGTCGGCGAGCGCCTTCGCGGCCGCCTGCGCATACGCGCCACCCGAGCCGATCGCGCAGATGCCGCCTTCGGGATCGAGCACGTCGCCGTTGCCGGTAATGACGAGCGTGGTGGTCGCGTCCGCGGCGATCAGCATCGCTTCGAGACGACGCAGCATGCGGTCGGTGCGCCAGTCTTTCGCGAGTTCCACGGCCGCGCGCGTCAGATTGCCCTGATGTTTTTCAAGCTTCGCCTCGAAGCGGTCGAGCAGCGAGAAGGCATCCGCCGTGCCGCCGGCGAAGCCGACCAGCACCTTGCCGTTGTAGATGCGCCGGACCTTCTTTGCGCCGCCTTTCATGACGATGTTGCCGAGCGTCACCTGGCCGTCGCCGCCGAGTGCGACCTTGTCACCGCGTCGCACGGAAACGATCGTCGTGCCGTGAAATTGCTCCATATGCGTTCCTCTTTGCAAAACGGGTAGGACGCGGCAGCGCTGCGCGCTACCGCATGAATCCTGT from Paraburkholderia sp. HP33-1 includes the following:
- the hslV gene encoding ATP-dependent protease subunit HslV, with the protein product MEQFHGTTIVSVRRGDKVALGGDGQVTLGNIVMKGGAKKVRRIYNGKVLVGFAGGTADAFSLLDRFEAKLEKHQGNLTRAAVELAKDWRTDRMLRRLEAMLIAADATTTLVITGNGDVLDPEGGICAIGSGGAYAQAAAKALADNTELSPRDIVEKSLEIAGDMCIYTNHNRVIETIE